Proteins encoded within one genomic window of Brenneria nigrifluens DSM 30175 = ATCC 13028:
- the dut gene encoding dUTP diphosphatase, producing the protein MMKKIDVKIVDPRIGQQFPLPTYATPGSAGLDLRACLDRAVELQAGETALIPTGLAIHIADTSLAAMVLPRSGLGHKHGVVLGNLVGLIDSDYQGQLMVSVWNRGQQTFTIEPGERIAQMIFVPVVQAEFNLVEDFISSERGEGGFGHSGRN; encoded by the coding sequence ATGATGAAAAAAATCGACGTAAAGATTGTTGACCCGCGCATCGGTCAACAATTCCCATTACCCACCTACGCCACGCCGGGTTCCGCCGGGCTGGATCTGCGAGCCTGCCTGGATCGGGCGGTGGAGCTGCAAGCCGGGGAAACCGCGCTGATACCGACGGGGCTGGCGATTCATATTGCCGATACCAGCCTGGCGGCCATGGTTCTGCCGCGTTCCGGACTGGGCCACAAGCATGGCGTGGTATTAGGTAATCTGGTCGGGCTGATCGACTCCGATTATCAGGGGCAATTAATGGTTTCCGTCTGGAATCGCGGTCAGCAGACATTCACCATTGAACCGGGCGAGCGTATCGCCCAGATGATTTTCGTTCCCGTCGTTCAGGCCGAGTTTAATCTGGTCGAAGATTTCATCAGCAGCGAACGTGGAGAAGGCGGTTTCGGCCATTCGGGCCGTAACTAA
- the coaBC gene encoding bifunctional phosphopantothenoylcysteine decarboxylase/phosphopantothenate--cysteine ligase CoaBC, whose amino-acid sequence MTELSSLNGLSAKRIAGKRIVLGISGGIAAYKCPELVRRLRDSGAEVRVVMTSAAKAFITPLTLQAVSGHPVSDDLLDPAAEASMGHIELGKWADLVILAPATADLIARLAAGMANDLLTTLCLATPAPIAVVPAMNQQMYRAAPTQDNLRTLTARGLQLWGPDSGSQACGDIGPGRMIDPLEIVELAQRHFTQTRDLQHLNIMITAGPTREALDPVRFISNHSSGKMGFAIAQAAAARGANVTLITGPVALATPPDVKRIDVNSALDMRQAVMAEAARQHIVIGCAAVADYRAKLVADEKIKKRGDEMTVTLIKNPDIIADVAAMDESRPYVVGFAAETQNVEEYARQKLARKNLDLICANDVSLSGHGFNSETNALHLFWRHGDKQLPQCDKRLLGQHLIDEIVSRYDEKNRRKDC is encoded by the coding sequence ATGACGGAACTTTCCAGCCTAAACGGGCTTTCCGCTAAACGTATTGCTGGCAAACGCATTGTGCTCGGTATCAGCGGGGGCATCGCCGCTTACAAATGCCCTGAGCTGGTAAGACGACTGCGCGACAGCGGTGCGGAAGTACGGGTTGTCATGACATCGGCCGCCAAAGCCTTTATCACGCCGCTGACCTTGCAGGCCGTGTCCGGCCATCCGGTGTCGGACGACCTGCTCGACCCGGCGGCCGAAGCCTCCATGGGCCATATCGAGCTGGGGAAATGGGCGGATTTGGTGATTCTGGCGCCGGCCACCGCCGACCTGATCGCGCGTCTGGCCGCCGGGATGGCCAACGATCTGCTGACCACCTTGTGTCTGGCGACGCCCGCCCCCATCGCCGTTGTTCCCGCCATGAATCAGCAGATGTACCGCGCGGCGCCGACGCAGGACAACCTGCGTACGCTGACGGCCCGCGGTTTGCAGCTATGGGGGCCGGACAGCGGCAGCCAGGCGTGCGGCGATATCGGCCCCGGTCGGATGATCGACCCGCTGGAGATTGTCGAACTGGCGCAACGCCACTTCACGCAGACCCGCGACCTGCAACATCTGAATATCATGATCACCGCCGGGCCGACGCGCGAAGCGCTTGACCCGGTGCGCTTCATCAGCAATCACAGTTCGGGGAAAATGGGCTTTGCCATTGCTCAGGCCGCCGCCGCCAGAGGCGCGAACGTTACGCTGATTACCGGGCCGGTGGCCCTGGCGACGCCGCCTGACGTTAAGCGTATCGATGTCAACAGCGCGCTGGATATGCGGCAGGCGGTAATGGCCGAAGCCGCGCGGCAGCATATCGTTATCGGCTGCGCCGCGGTCGCCGACTACCGAGCCAAGCTGGTCGCAGATGAAAAAATCAAAAAGCGCGGTGATGAAATGACTGTCACCCTGATCAAAAATCCGGATATCATCGCGGATGTCGCCGCCATGGATGAAAGCCGGCCTTATGTCGTCGGATTTGCCGCCGAAACCCAGAATGTGGAAGAATACGCGCGGCAAAAGCTGGCGCGTAAAAATCTGGATTTAATCTGCGCTAACGACGTTTCCCTTTCCGGGCATGGTTTTAACAGTGAAACCAATGCATTACATCTTTTCTGGCGCCACGGGGACAAGCAGTTGCCGCAATGTGACAAACGTCTTCTTGGCCAACATTTAATCGACGAGATTGTCAGCCGTTATGATGAAAAAAATCGACGTAAAGATTGTTGA
- the radC gene encoding RadC family protein codes for MGWGNELAPREKLVSLGAEALTDAELLAIFLRTGLPGMHVMQLAESLLLQFGSLYQLMSADRAAFCQAKGVGISKYAQLKAVAELSRRLFSSRLAKENAMLSPEITGQYLQLLLSRQEREVFLVMFLDNQHRVIRHQEMFAGTIDCVEVHPREIVREALKSNAAALILAHNHPSGKAEPSQADRAITEQIIKACLLLEIRVLDHLVIGHGEYVSFAERGWI; via the coding sequence ATGGGCTGGGGAAATGAGTTGGCGCCGCGGGAGAAATTAGTGAGTTTAGGCGCAGAGGCGCTGACGGATGCCGAACTGCTGGCGATTTTTTTACGCACCGGGTTGCCCGGTATGCATGTTATGCAACTGGCGGAGAGTTTGCTGCTGCAGTTTGGTTCGCTGTATCAATTGATGTCCGCCGATCGAGCGGCGTTTTGTCAGGCGAAAGGCGTCGGCATTTCAAAATACGCGCAGCTAAAAGCGGTGGCGGAATTGTCCCGTCGGCTGTTTTCGTCCCGCCTGGCGAAGGAAAATGCGATGCTGAGTCCGGAGATCACCGGGCAGTATCTGCAATTATTGCTGTCCCGCCAGGAACGGGAGGTGTTTTTAGTCATGTTTCTGGATAATCAGCATCGGGTGATTCGTCATCAGGAGATGTTTGCTGGTACGATTGACTGCGTCGAAGTACACCCGAGGGAAATTGTGCGCGAAGCGTTGAAAAGCAATGCCGCCGCGTTGATTCTGGCGCACAATCACCCGTCGGGGAAAGCGGAGCCCAGTCAGGCCGATCGTGCGATAACCGAACAAATTATCAAAGCTTGTCTGCTGTTGGAGATTCGCGTGCTCGATCATCTGGTTATCGGGCATGGCGAGTACGTCTCTTTTGCCGAGCGCGGGTGGATTTAA
- the rpmB gene encoding 50S ribosomal protein L28, which translates to MSRVCQVTGKRPVTGNNRSHALNATKRRFLPNLHSHRFWVEGEKRFVTLRVSAKGMRVIDKKGIETVLADLRARGEKY; encoded by the coding sequence ATGTCCCGAGTCTGCCAAGTTACTGGCAAGCGTCCGGTGACCGGTAATAACCGTTCCCACGCACTGAATGCGACCAAACGCCGTTTTCTGCCGAACCTGCACTCACACCGTTTCTGGGTTGAAGGTGAAAAGCGCTTTGTAACGCTGCGCGTATCTGCTAAAGGTATGCGTGTTATTGATAAGAAGGGTATTGAGACGGTTCTGGCCGATCTGCGTGCCCGTGGTGAAAAGTATTAA
- the rpmG gene encoding 50S ribosomal protein L33, whose amino-acid sequence MAKGVREKIKLVSSAGTGHFYTTTKNKRTKPEKLELKKFDPVVRQHVIYKEAKIK is encoded by the coding sequence ATGGCTAAGGGTGTTCGCGAGAAGATCAAGCTGGTTTCTTCTGCTGGTACTGGTCACTTCTATACCACCACGAAGAACAAGCGCACGAAGCCGGAAAAACTGGAACTGAAGAAATTCGATCCGGTTGTCCGTCAACACGTGATCTACAAAGAAGCTAAAATTAAATAA
- the mutM gene encoding bifunctional DNA-formamidopyrimidine glycosylase/DNA-(apurinic or apyrimidinic site) lyase, whose product MPELPEVETSRRGISPYLVGHTILYAEVRNARLRWPVSSEILSLSDRVVLGVHRRAKYLLIELTGGWIIVHLGMSGSLRILPEYIEPGKHDHVDLVMDSGKVLRYTDPRRFGAWLWTNTLQESTVLAHLGPEPLSDDFSADYLHQKSRGKKTRVKLWIMDNKVVVGVGNIYASESLFAAGIDPDRAAGSLSEAETARLAETIKQVLQRSIEQGGTTLRDFLQSDGKPGYFAQELQVYGRTGEPCRVCGAPIQIAKHGQRSTFFCRVCQR is encoded by the coding sequence ATGCCTGAATTGCCTGAGGTTGAAACCAGTCGGCGCGGAATTTCGCCCTACCTTGTTGGCCATACCATCCTCTATGCCGAAGTGCGCAACGCCCGTTTGCGCTGGCCGGTTTCCAGCGAGATTTTATCCCTCAGCGATCGGGTCGTTCTGGGGGTGCATCGGCGCGCCAAATATCTGCTGATTGAATTAACCGGCGGGTGGATCATCGTTCATCTGGGCATGTCCGGCAGTCTGCGTATCCTGCCAGAGTACATCGAACCGGGTAAACACGATCACGTGGATTTGGTGATGGATAGCGGCAAAGTGCTGCGCTATACCGATCCCCGCCGCTTCGGCGCCTGGCTATGGACAAACACTCTGCAGGAGAGCACGGTGCTGGCCCATTTGGGGCCGGAACCGCTGAGTGATGATTTTTCCGCTGACTATCTGCACCAGAAATCACGCGGCAAGAAGACGCGGGTTAAGTTGTGGATTATGGATAATAAAGTGGTGGTTGGCGTGGGGAACATCTATGCCAGCGAATCCCTGTTCGCGGCGGGCATCGACCCGGACCGAGCGGCCGGCTCGCTAAGCGAGGCCGAGACGGCGCGACTGGCGGAAACCATCAAACAGGTGCTGCAGCGTTCCATTGAGCAGGGCGGGACAACGCTGCGTGATTTTCTGCAATCAGACGGCAAGCCGGGATATTTTGCCCAGGAGCTGCAGGTTTACGGCCGTACCGGCGAGCCTTGCCGGGTCTGCGGCGCGCCGATACAAATAGCTAAACACGGTCAGCGCAGCACGTTTTTCTGTCGGGTCTGTCAGCGATGA
- a CDS encoding glycosyltransferase family 9 protein codes for MNRILVIRIDFLGDMVCTTSLLHDLKKRWPDSELHVLANKYNAPILDDNPDVAKIHYYVYSKKYEKNINPGFLNAMLDKVKLIFTLRKINFDLLVIPNGGMNKNSVQFANLLNVRDARWHNEKTGFDDRNQSHIATRPMKHEVLSGYELLPELGKVDIDKLNLYVYPNELLSKKWGERLGDKISPRIGFFISNKSPARRLSWDKWSELIEKLGNDTEIIIFHAPNDRPAQEQLSGKRARCVSTDTAADLVSAMSYLDIVVSADSAPVHLASALKIPVVALFESRPEKYLRWYPIGVENILLHEGKIVDDIYVASIERAIVTLLNKSQQ; via the coding sequence ATTAATCGCATATTAGTTATTCGTATAGATTTTCTTGGTGATATGGTATGTACGACATCGTTGTTGCATGATTTGAAAAAACGCTGGCCTGATTCGGAACTCCATGTACTGGCTAATAAATATAATGCGCCTATTCTGGATGATAATCCGGATGTCGCTAAGATACATTATTATGTTTATTCAAAGAAGTATGAAAAAAACATCAATCCCGGCTTTTTAAATGCCATGCTTGATAAGGTAAAGTTGATTTTTACCTTAAGAAAAATAAATTTTGATTTGCTGGTCATTCCCAATGGCGGGATGAATAAAAACTCAGTTCAGTTCGCCAATTTACTTAATGTCAGAGATGCGCGCTGGCATAATGAAAAAACCGGATTTGATGATCGGAATCAGTCGCATATTGCCACCAGACCAATGAAGCACGAGGTGCTTTCAGGCTATGAACTATTGCCCGAGTTGGGTAAGGTCGATATTGATAAGCTGAATTTATATGTTTATCCGAATGAATTGCTTAGCAAAAAATGGGGAGAGCGGTTAGGCGACAAGATTAGCCCGCGCATCGGATTCTTTATTTCCAATAAAAGTCCGGCGCGAAGACTCTCATGGGATAAGTGGAGTGAGCTGATTGAGAAATTAGGAAATGATACGGAAATTATTATTTTCCATGCCCCTAACGATCGGCCCGCGCAAGAACAGCTGTCAGGTAAGCGCGCTCGCTGCGTATCAACTGATACGGCAGCTGATTTAGTCTCGGCGATGAGTTATCTGGATATCGTTGTCTCGGCTGATAGCGCTCCGGTGCATCTTGCCTCGGCATTGAAAATACCCGTTGTGGCGTTATTTGAGTCCCGGCCTGAGAAGTATTTACGCTGGTATCCCATCGGCGTGGAGAATATCCTTCTTCATGAAGGAAAAATTGTCGATGATATTTACGTTGCCTCGATAGAACGTGCGATAGTTACGCTGTTAAATAAATCGCAGCAATAA
- the coaD gene encoding pantetheine-phosphate adenylyltransferase, translated as MTTKAIYPGTFDPLTNGHLDLLTRASRLFDHLVLAVAASPSKKTLFTLDERVALAQEVTRHLPNVEVIGFSDLMAHFAQSQQATILVRGLRAVADFEYELQLAKMNHHLMPALESVFLMPSEEWSFISSSLVKEVARHGGDVAPFLPGPIADALNDKLR; from the coding sequence ATGACGACCAAAGCGATTTACCCCGGCACTTTCGATCCGCTAACCAACGGTCACCTGGATTTACTGACCCGCGCATCGCGCCTGTTCGACCATCTGGTGCTGGCGGTGGCCGCCAGCCCGAGCAAAAAGACCTTATTTACCCTTGATGAGCGCGTGGCGCTGGCGCAGGAAGTCACCCGGCACCTGCCGAACGTGGAAGTCATCGGCTTTAGCGATCTGATGGCGCATTTCGCGCAAAGCCAACAAGCCACCATCCTGGTGCGTGGATTGCGCGCCGTTGCCGATTTCGAGTACGAACTTCAACTAGCGAAAATGAATCACCACCTGATGCCGGCGCTGGAAAGCGTATTCCTGATGCCTTCCGAAGAGTGGTCGTTTATTTCCTCTTCTCTGGTCAAGGAAGTAGCCCGTCACGGCGGCGATGTTGCTCCTTTCCTGCCCGGTCCGATTGCTGACGCATTAAACGATAAACTCCGGTAA